A genomic region of Solanum dulcamara chromosome 2, daSolDulc1.2, whole genome shotgun sequence contains the following coding sequences:
- the LOC129876634 gene encoding CBL-interacting serine/threonine-protein kinase 9 — protein sequence MSTSTSTSSPFNRSRTRLGKYELGKTLGEGSFAKVKYAKNVQTGENVAIKIINRDRVLRQNIMEQIKREISTMKLIRHPNVVRIFEVMASKTKIYIVLEYVHGGELFDEIARHGRLKEDEARRYFQQLINAVDYCHSRGVYHRDLKPENLLLDSFGTLKVSDFGLSALSKQVRDDGLLHTACGTPNYVAPEVLTDKGYDGTTTDVWSCGVILFVLMAGYLPFDEPNLNALYRKILKASFSPPPWLSSSSKNLIKRILDPNPLTRITIPEILEDEWFKKDYKPPPFEQDDDVSLDDIDAIFNGSDDHLITERKEKPASVNAFELISRSKSFNLENLFEKQALVKRETQFTSRSPANEIISKIEETARPLGFSVQKKNYKMKLQGDKTGRKGHLAVATEVFEVAPSLHLVELRKTGGDTLEFHKFYKNFSSGLKDIVWTTEQTTEQSSEEKRS from the exons ATGAGCACTTCAACGTCAACATCATCGCCATTTAATCGTAGCAGGACGCGATTAGGAAAATACGAATTAGGCAAGACCTTAGGTGAAGGCAGTTTTGCTAAGGTCAAGTATGCCAAAAATGTACAGACTGGTGAAAATGTAGCCATCAAAATCATCAACCGTGATCGCGTCCTACGCCAGAACATTATGGAACAG ATTAAAAGAGAAATATCAACGATGAAGTTGATCAGACATCCAAATGTCGTAAGAATCTTTGAG GTTATGGCTAGCAAGACGAAGATCTATATTGTCCTCGAGTATGTTCATGGAGGAGAGCTCTTTGATGAAATT GCTAGACATGGCAGACTCAAAGAAGATGAAGCTAGAAGATACTTTCAACAGCTTATTAATGCAGTTGATTACTGCCACAGTAGAGGCGTTTACCATAGAGACTTGAAG CCTGAGAATCTATTGCTGGATTCATTTGGTACTCTGAAAGTTTCAGACTTCGGATTGAGTGCACTTTCCAAGCAAGTTCGA GACGATGGACTTCTTCATACTGCTTGTGGCAcaccaaactatgttgcccctGAG GTGTTAACTGACAAAGGCTATGATGGTACAACAACTGATGTCTGGTCCTGTGGAGTCATTCTCTTTGTTCTAATGGCTGGATACTTGCCTTTCGATGAACCAAACCTAAATGCTCTATACCGAAAA ATACTGAAGGCTAGTTTTTCACCTCCACCATGGTTGTCCTCCAGTTCAAAGAATCTGATCAAGCGTATTCTAGACCCTAATCCACTCACG AGGATCACTATTCCAGAGATCCTTGAAGATGAATGGTTCAAGAAAGATTACAAGCCTCCTCCTTTTGAGCAAGATGATGATGTCAGTCTTGACGACATTGATGCCATTTTCAATGGCTCGGAC GATCATCTCATTacagaaagaaaggaaaaacctgCTTCTGTCAATGCGTTCGAGCTCATTTCAAGGTCAAAAAGTTTCAACCTAGAAAATTTGTTCGAAAAGCAG GCCCTTGTCAAGAGAGAAACACAATTTACTTCCCGGTCGCCTGCTAATGAGATTATCTCCAAAATTGAGGAAACTGCAAGACCACTGGGATTCAGTGTCCAGAAGAAAAATTACAAG ATGAAGTTACAAGGCGACAAGACCGGAAGGAAAGGCCACCTTGCTGTAGCAACAGAG GTATTTGAAGTAGCACCTTCATTGCATTTGGTTGAGCTCCGGAAAACTGGTGGTGACACATTAGAGTTTCACAAG TTTTACAAGAACTTCTCTTCAGGATTAAAAGATATCGTCTGGACAACTGAACAAACAACCGAACAAAGCTCTGAAGAGAAAAG GTCTTAA